Genomic window (Rhipicephalus sanguineus isolate Rsan-2018 unplaced genomic scaffold, BIME_Rsan_1.4 Seq216, whole genome shotgun sequence):
TGAATGAAAAATTACTGAACAAAAGTCTTCAATGAAGTTCGCCTTGAACGCTTCGAAGTGATGTGAATGAAAAATTGCTGAACAAAAGTCTTCAACGAAGTTCCCCTTTAAGGCTTCATCCTGCTGCACGGCTACTCATCACAACCACTTGATCCTAAGAATACAACAAAAAAGAGAGTCAATATAAGCTATCCAAAAACAGCGAAAAGAAATACTATAAGACATTCCAAGCATGAGCATACCAGCAGTACTGCTACTCAATATTACCATGAGAAAGAAATGCTTGGCTTGGATTATAATGCCCCACTCCTCAACTTAGCAGAAGAAATTGAGACAGATGATGCATACTGCAGAAACACAGCAAATGCAGATTAATAATGCATACATGAGCAATAACCACGTTACTCATTTCAGCATATGTAAGTATAGCTATTCCTAGAAGCTAAAGAGCACTCTGAAATGCCCTTGGGCCTTAagagtatcaataaataaatacaaagacCTTTCACTAATTCGTGCTTCGTTGTAAATTTCAGTTTCGGAACATCATACTACAAAGAGTGATGTTTTCATACTAAAGTGCAGCAGATAAGAGCTACACTGGACACACATTTGAGTTTCCAGTGTATGCCTAATTGTCTGCCACATTGTGTCATAAAGTTATGGGATAACATTCAACTTGTTGAAAATTTCTCAGGTGGCAACTTAACGTCCAAATATGATGAGAAACATAACCATTAAAGGGCTCAACAATTGATCAGAACATGTCACAAGATTCTAGTGGAAATGAAAACTAACTTTCGGGACTATTTTTATCATGGTGCTTGTGATTTAAGTAGGAAGTATAAAGTGCTatagaaagttaaaaaaaaatgcatgtaccGCTTCTGCAGGGAAGGCTTGGTACAATGTGACAGAGAATTGAGCTAACTATGCAATTTCTTGTCATTTAATACATTATACTTCTTGCTTAAACTGTGGTCTTTATGTCACACAGCCATGTGCACTTTATTTATTCCATAGCattacaagataaaaaaaaaatgttctgagaAGCAAAGCCAGCATCACGGCAACGGTGGAACAGCACACCTGCTGTGAACTGTGGTGTCCATGATTGCATGGAGATGCACTCAAGTGCTTTTGTAGGCAAACTTAAGAGTGATTACATATACTGTAGTCTTCATGTGAGATACAAAAAGCTGTTTACTAGTTTTACCATAAATGGGTGCCACCACTGGATGAGCAGAACTACTGATATAGCCTATAAACTCTCGCAAATGCTGGCATATGATTTTATCATGCTCACATATCACTGTTTCTAGCATGTTTTCCAAGCACAACTCAATCTACAGAGCagatagaaaattttaaaaaacgTTCTACAGTGCTTTCCATTTACATCACACTGACTGGATACTGTGACCAATGAGCTTcgattgcaacagaaaaaaactggGCACTGCAGAAATTAGCTGTCAGTTCCTTTAAGCTTACTGCAAAATGCATAGCAGGTTTATTACCTCTTGCTGCATTCCTGTGCCTTGCTGGGGCATGACGCAGCCATTCTCGAATGGCTGCCTCATTGGCAAATTTATTTGCAGCGTGAACCTTTTGCACAGCACCTTTGAGAAAGTCAAAGCAATAATTGAGAGACAAAAAGTGACACCAACTTAAACATTCAATCAAGCCAACAGCCTGATTTTCTTTCCGATGACAACCGTCAAAGGCGGATACAAGATtttgtccggggggggggggcagctaatGAGAAGTCTGATACTTAAAGCTTTAAATTTGTAATAAATTTGTAAATGCAAGTGACTTATTTAGTAATATTTTGTGCACTATGATTATATTCCCCATGTTGTTCCTTTATCGATCTTAGCTCTACTTCCATGTTCAAAATGATGTATATATTTCACTATTCTATTGATTGGTATAAATATGCAAACGTGACTGTGCTGCCGTGAACCCTTGCGATAGGagcaaaaacaaaaccaaaagaCAGCTTTCTTTCACCTCTTTTCCACCCGTTTTTAAGAGGGACTAAACACGAAGTTGATTCATTGATAACTACACACACACTCGGCTTTCAAGAATTAAGGAGGGGAAGGAGTTAGGacatctgacccccccccccctccggatcCACCAGTAACAACACTATAACAACAATACCCCTGCGTAGAGTAGCCAActggactgctgtctggttaacctccctgccttctcccttttctgTAATCCTAGAAGCAAAAGCATGATGCTTAAAACATTTAAAGCAAAGTCCAAATGGCAGCCACCTGACAGTTTTTAGTTGAACGGAGAGACCTCTTTCACCAAGGAAACAAGAGAAGCTATCAATCAAGTACATGAAAAACACTTACTTATTATGCAAGAGGCAAGACGGAGCTCGCTGAATCtacgctttcctttttttccaaGCCATGAGAATTCCGCTGCAAGATTGTCACAGAGCAGGTAGCAAAGAAttctttttgtgcacgcagcagcATTGATTCCACCTTTGTTGGCAAGCTCTTCCACCTGAAATAGAGGCAAGCCAATATACACTTATCGTAAGCATGCAATTAAAAACTGCACATATCTCatgaatatatataaaaataatgGCTTTACTAAAAGAGTACATCGACTACTTCAAATTTTCTATAAATATATGTAACCTAGGGGACAAATTAAAATTCTATTAAGTGCTGGCTGAGGATTTACACACTGCACTAGTGTTGAAAAGAAGGAAGACATTAGGTGGCCCTCAGACAgcaaaacacacacaacacacaacctCAATGCACTTACAAGCACATCTTTCATCTGGCCAGTCAACTTGTTATCGAACTGTTTCAGTGACTCGTACTCCGAGAACGGGCTGGAAACTAAAGGTGCATTTCCTTTGGCAGCATTGGACCGAAGCCGGCCGATCAGCCCATGTATAAGTTCCCCATGCTGCTTTTGAACCATTCGCAGCACTGTCAGCTTCACGAGTACTTCATGCTGGAACTCCGAAATAAAATGGTACAAAAAGCCTGCAGACCCCTAACAACCAATCtttgtttgtgacttttgtgCTAATTTGTAGCTCTGATAATCCCAAAATTGAACTTCAAATATTGTAATGCATCATAACTATCCAAGTATAATTATGATCAATTTCGACATCACTCAAAACTCCCACCTAAAATTATAAACTAGTGGCCTACCACAGGGGAGTGCCCTAATGCCAGATGTGCTaaggttgaagcttgggctagtgaGTTGGTAGATAGTGCGAAGAAGGGGAACAGCGCTAAAATTTTTtaacaaacacaaagaaagacggaCGACGTGGATGGCCAGATGTGGTTGCACTTTGGCGACCTTGAAAGTGCATGTGAATGCTTTAGTGGAAGTTAGGGTGTGACACTCCAGGCAAGTGTTAGCGCGGAAATTTCTGTAAACAATTAAACGACACAACACACCCACCTGCCGAGCACCCACATTTCTATCACGAGTGTgcccttttgaaaaaaaaaattccttgctacAGTACTCAAAAAAGCCATGCACTGGTGCCAACAGCCAGAACCACGTTGACAGCAGCCACACAACAGAGTGAAGAATAACGCTGCAAACTTGTCTGTGAGACTGAGAATACTCTCATTAATCGTTAAACATCACAGGAGGCCCCTGTCCTAATCATACTAGTGACAATATCCAGATGTGCTGCCTACTCAGATGAACAGTCACGGTTAttcaaaaccaaattaaaatttcTCAAAGGCAACATTCACCACATTAATTTGGAACGATGTGCTCAAGTCAGTAATGCCTGTGTACGCTAGACAATCAATGAACACAAACATTTCAAGCTTTAACATTCGATGTCGGGAGTCCTTTACAGAAACTTCATGTATGCTAATCAGTCAGGCACACATGGGAAGAatgaatagaaagagagaaaaacgaaggcgaaaggcagggaggttaaccaagcttggcttggctggCTACCCTACACGGAGGTGGAGGAATAAGACAAGCTTTACTTTAGTGAATACGTGAAAAGCTgtattgacaacaaaaaacagcacaCTAATTCCTCTCAAGTATACTAGCCCTACATTGCACCTGGCAACATGAACATGCATCCAAAGTTGCACTTTAACCAGACAATACCTATGAAAATCTCATTAGTTGATGCTGAACGTACCCTCTGGGGTTAGCGCCTTCCTGTTTTTTGCCCGTGCAGGAGGTGAAGCCATGGCTGCAGACAAAACATGAAAATTTTAATGCAGGTTTGGTTAAAAAAGTGTCAGTACTGGACTGATAAGTTTACCGGGGGCACATATATAACTGAAAACACATGACTAACGAGAAGCTTTCACAGTTTACCAGAGTCACGCATGCCAGCTTCAGTCTCCTGGCCATCCAGCATCTCTGCAAAGAAAGTGCTGCAACGTCACCCAGCTGCCCAGAATATAGGGATGACTAAATATCCATTCAAGGGAAACTATGCAATTTATTGTGCTGGGCTCCTAGCAGCCCTACAACTTGGCCTAGAAATCTTAAGTTTTAGATACAGCTAAATTGATTTACATGCTTCAATGGCGCCTTTATAAGGATACTTTTTTAAAATTACATATAAGTTAATATATGCTCTCCAGCATAAGGAAAGTGGAAGTACAATGCTTACCACAACCATCTTCCGATTCGTCAGAGTCACTTGAAAGATCTGCAAAGTATTGAGTAGTTAGTCAACTGAAGATGAGGCCAGAAATGTGGATGATTACCTTCAGTGTTTTCTGCCGGAGTGTCGCAGTCTCTGTCTGCAAATTCAAAACCATGTCAGACAAGCAGCACTCTTAAGGACTTATTTGCTTACGTGTTGAACCAGATGGGCCAGGGAAGCTGCTGGGGGGTTTCAAAAGAGCATTGAAGGTGTGGCTTGGCTTTGACATCTTAAAAAGAAATATGCAGCATTGACCGAGTGTGGCAACAAAGAGAGACTTAGTATGACGTATTGTAAAAGGGTGAGCTGCTGCTTGCCTGTCCTTTCTGTTGGTTGCCAATCTCTTGCAACTGGTTTCCTCCTTCGTGAAATTCGTCGCAAGCATTTGCACAAGTGTTCTCCATTCCTGCATGCAAAAAGGAATATTACAAAAGAGAATAATCTCTTCGTATGACAACTTACGTTCATCTGTGGACGGTCCATTTGAACCAGTGAGGCGTGAATGAAAAGTAGGCACTTCATCATCGCTGATGTAACGACTTGGCTTTGACACCTTATTAAAAAGACAGAACAGACTGTGGGCTTTGTCTCGAAACTGCACAGCAGGTTCGAGGAGTGGGGAAAAAAGAACATAAATGCGATATGAGTAGCATGATGGTAAACCAAAGGGTCAGTCTAACCTTCCGTTTCTGAAGGTGCTCAGATTCAACATCAGAGTACTGAGCTTGATCCAGATTTCTACGAGCCTCTTGATATGTGCCTATAATAAGAACCCGCATATTCAGAGAAACTGCATGCATCATACTCAAGTTAAAGCTATCCATAATAAACTTACTGTAGGTAGTTTTCACCACAATGCTGTACATTTTCCAGTCTTTGTTGGGGGcttttgctttttgaacagtCGCCATTTTGCAGCCAGGTCCTGGTGGCCAATAGCATTTGCCACCAACAATCCATATGTTGGGCACAACAGCTACTGTTTTCTCTTCAGTAAATTCCACAATGGAAAAGCGCATCTGTAAAAAATTGTCTGTGACCACTCTCAGACAAAAAATGAACATAAACATCGACTGGTTAAAATTTTTTCGCAAAAGCTAACGCGAACAACTGCTTTTGTTTTACAGTGTTCTCAGATTTCAGTGGACATATTAGACATCTCATCTGCCAAACTAACTTCATAAAAAAGTAACAAAATTATAAATGTTGTACAGAAATTTTTAGTTGCAGAAGCTACAACATGACATAATGTCAGCACCACCTTTCTTTATTCAGCTACTATCAAACACCATTAATACACTCACTTAAGTGGCAGCATGAAGAAACATCGCTATGCTGAATGCATTTTTTAGAAGAGATTAAAATATTTTTCTATCAGAATGTTAGCACAAATTTCAGTTCTTTGTTGCTGTAGCCTGCATTCAACAAATTAGCAAGGAGCTAGAACATAAACAGCGTTTATTCTTTCAACATAGGAACAGTGTTCGAGCTAGCTCGTATGAAGTAAAGGTACAACTACAAACTTATCATGGTAAGGAAGGATAACCAGCTTGTTCTGAATGTCAGTGATTGACCAGCACTGGACATTTGAAAGCCTGTCAACAACAGCAATACTGAGCCTAGTAGAGTCAAACGGTTGTGTGTACAGTGGTTTCACTTCTAGAAACTGCCTTCCTACAATGCAAGGGCTCTCATCTTGGCTACTGTGTGCTATAGCGTCAACAAGGGCAATCGCATTTCCAACTTTGCAGCAGTTGTTGGCTGCTTTAAGGGTAACCGTAAAGGAACGAAATTTGACTGCCTTATATTGAGGGTTCATGCAGCCTGTAGGGGTAACAGCTGCCTCATGGCTACCAAGCAGCTCATATCCATCAACAGTGCAAGATGAGGAAACGCTCTGTAGGTTGTCACCTTCTTTTAACCTGTTGTACAATTGGCGGAGGGGACAGCCTGACCGGCGAAGAAGCTTTTTGATCATCTGCAAATTGTTTTCGAAAGCAAATGCTGAAAAAGATTCTAAAGTACCATGCACCTTTGCATCAGCAGCAAGATGCAAAAGACAGTGAACATTGTACGAGACATTTGATGCACCATACAATTCCACAAAGCCATTGACAAAATGCTCCAAAAGAGTTTGTGCATAGTCTGCATGCTCATGACAGAGAGAAGGTGTGCTAAGGATGTTTGATGCTGCATGCAGTGTCAAGAAATTAGCATAGGCAGCAGCAGAAAGGTTGCCTTCAAGTACCACAGGTCCAGTGTAGTGCAAGAGCTGTCTGAACTCAGTAGCTTTCCACCTGTCTTTTTCATCAAATGACCTCGGTTTACGTGCAAACTCCTGAGGAACATGCTTTTCAAGAGAACAGCTGCGTTTTGATATTTCTGTTTGGTTTAGTGGCCCGATTCGAACATTGAGAGGTCCTGAAAACCACAGGTTCACAAGTTTACGCGTAACACCAAGATACAACAGATGCATTGGATCAAGTGGTGCACATATGATGCAGTCTATTGGTAGCTCAGTCAAGATTGTTACTCCCAGATGGTGATCCATGTCCTCCTGCTGACGAAATGACTCATCAGTTCTAGGTCTACCTACTGTTGCAGAGAAAACTACTTTCTCACGAAAGCTACCCTCTGCTGTACATTTTGGACAGCCATAGTAACTGCTGTGTCCTTTAATCTGGAATATAAAAGCCCGAGCCGGCGCATCACAGATGATGCTTTTGACTTTGATTTCTGCTACTTTCCCAGATACCGATATACCAGACTGAAGCAGCTCCTTCAGCTCGGAAACAAATGGCTTCAAGAAGTCATTAGCACAGTCTGGCTTTGAAGGACCCACAAATGCACCTACAAGAAAAGGTTTCTGCAAATCATCAGCCAAGTCTGGGTCACGGACACAGCACTGCACTGGCCAAAGCTGCTGCTTCGAACTCTTTGCCAAAGGAAGCCCATCTATAATTAAACAAAGGGGTACTACATCTGGGACACGCTCTGCGGAGCCCAAAATGTGTTCCAGCCCTTTCCTGAGCCCATAATGACAGTAGGTTCCAGGAGACAGTTCTACAATACCTGCTGCAACAGCAGTGTTACGGGGGGTTCCCAACAAACTACGAGCATCGCTTGGTAAGccactgaagcaatcatgtgaCCTTAAGAGCCGCAAGAGAGGCGTCAATGATCGCTGAGTTATGTTATGTTCCACCGCCCACTTAGCCAGACTTTTCGCGAAGGTAGGTGACTCACTGCTGACGTCACGATCTCTCGTTCCTCGCGATTCCAAAGCATTAGACCCAGGAAAGACATTGAGAACGTTGCACTCTCCTCGTCCAACGCTATCCTCATGTTCCAGGCCTCCATCGACCCCGTCCACCGAGACTTTGCTCTCGCTATCAAAGTCACCACCGCAATCGAGTTTCGATCCTGCTTCACTCGATTCGCTTCCCAATGAATACTGCATAGGCATAGTTACTCGAGAGCTGCGTATTTTGCCACAACTTTCGCCTCGTGCTTGATGCTGGAGATACGGTGCATGTGACGCTACGGAGTCACGCTCTGCTAAAGCTTCAAACAGACTGTCAACTTCACAACGGGCCTTTTTTCCGAACATGACTGTGAGAAACAAATTTTGACATTATAACACAAGTATGACACTACGAATTAACAAGCAAAAAAGACTTTCGTAATTCAGAGCTTGACACGTGCACTACATACACTTCTTGGTGACTAACACATGAAACACTCAAGGTATAGTTTTCATTCACATCACA
Coding sequences:
- the LOC119376752 gene encoding uncharacterized protein LOC119376752, coding for MVQKQHGELIHGLIGRLRSNAAKGNAPLVSSPFSEYESLKQFDNKLTGQMKDVLVEELANKGGINAAACTKRILCYLLCDNLAAEFSWLGKKGKRRFSELRLASCIIRSSGCDE
- the LOC119376751 gene encoding uncharacterized protein LOC119376751 encodes the protein MFMFIFCLRVVTDNFLQMRFSIVEFTEEKTVAVVPNIWIVGGKCYWPPGPGCKMATVQKAKAPNKDWKMYSIVVKTTYSTYQEARRNLDQAQYSDVESEHLQKRKVSKPSRYISDDEVPTFHSRLTGSNGPSTDERMENTCANACDEFHEGGNQLQEIGNQQKGQMSKPSHTFNALLKPPSSFPGPSGSTHRDCDTPAENTEDLSSDSDESEDGCEMLDGQETEAGMRDSAMASPPARAKNRKALTPEGTFSIN